The following are encoded together in the Methanosarcina flavescens genome:
- a CDS encoding cobaltochelatase subunit CobN has translation MKKKREYGKKLFYVLILFLLFSAPVSADENKINITYIAYSPSDALELASKTNQYSKSIEYTYIPAYNSTTYGASDELLAAGKSGFLKTQDVIFCQMLGKSVYESMDESFKAASESGVSLLAIQSSDTPSYFAYASNGSINDSIGNYYNNMGTEGNGLKNAEDLLIYLATEYGGLSETSADSNNTNESSGNESLENTTPAADSNSTNVNLGNELLFILGSEVNEPALKNAASNPGISSELNVTIFTKNEAVPEGFDFSKYSMIFIESQEESAVESWKTGIASAEAKGSMVIGYNLSPNITFPNVDLYSENYTDIERYWVQGGETNMESMLKLMGQKFSGVWEGETIAEPIILQPKTKITYIINSDSGVSYLKQVLAERKVITDLFDVNVMIGLEAVNTTLNVSDNDVVMLYMVGANEFPQIKDELLVAKGNGAQIGMFGMLPDPYGIATLNMSESPYSAMTDYLYNDGYENMENWIRCIGATLEGVYIEYSPAEEPEVSEDGIYHPDAFPRIFENSTEYLEWYAGHGYNQPAPTIGIIGNKFGSSSLEFNTGNAIIRELESRGCNVIYTSYKVCTDDVDYFTSNGTVLVDSIISLKGFYLNYDDQEKGVEYLERYNVPVIKGIEDYYQTPDEYNESVSGLSSSSIAYQVAQPEIDGLTDYIWVAGKVQNDVTGQYYYEPLDSQVEWICGRAIAWAELGRKENADKKVTILYYNHDGGKNNIGASYLDIGSSLSLLLEEIKTAGYYTGNNTTPNGSEFIDLFIESRNVGAWAPGELEKVVESGLVTLLPANEYLEWYNALPESVRAEVEGTWGVAPGNVMVYENESGKHFVIPTIQFGNINFIPQPTRAGLSDESLIFHNSSIPPTHQYLATYFWINNVCDADAMIHFGTHGTQEWLPGKEVGLWRYDYPSIMVNETPVIYPYIMDNVGEGTQAKRRGNAVIIDHLTPPIVESGLYGDLATMRDKIESYQKATRNNDTSMMALYRNSTIELYNNLSLVDDLNVSTDELNAMTDDEFENFQDTVLLDYLDGLESTLMPYGLHIFGVAPEGEKQVAMVKSMLGGNFTDHIYNSISSGNISEDYLENEPGSTALLLLNATLLNGTNVSTAQFDILGDTDDNIKSDLNLALEYAENLNQTSREINQTLRALNAEYIKPGTGNDPIRNPGALPTGKNFYSFDQRTIPDDETEKMGNVLINNWLDEYYAENGTYPNKVAFTLWSVETMRHEGLMEAEIYALLGVKLERSSGRITGFSVIPQENMTHPRIDVLLVPSGLYRDTFPYQIELMDTAVRMVAELNETNETSYVRWNSLKIEDSMLESGYNESTAHNISMSRVFSEAPGTYGTGVTEAVEASDTWDNESKVADLFISRMSNIYGLNDWGTNYEDIFKKNLEGVDTSMHSDTSNLYGLIDNDDYYSYFGGLSLAVRSLTGETPDMYISDLTSVDNSEIVTLNEAFRTELRSRYLNSKWISGMMEFDYQGAREMMKFTEYMWGWDATTPELVKDSDWNQIYDVYVNDRYDLGLDEYFKETPYQYQSMTGRMLETSRKGYWDASDEVIQNLVKEYAESVVESGVTCCHHTCGNALLDEYVQGVMSVPGVVDQATADEYKRLMQDATTAPQQPSDSSSNSSNSNSSSSSSSHGSHSIGKATVVSKDSTVNKQTASARESTHNQTVKDSDAGYGMDSPEPAPEARQTSQTSDSNYVEGYEMQKNPVEEKESGGTSFSGADIIGILFVVAAVGGIYMGFRKKKF, from the coding sequence ATGAAAAAGAAACGTGAATATGGGAAAAAATTATTTTATGTGCTGATCCTGTTTTTATTATTTTCAGCACCTGTATCGGCAGACGAAAATAAGATAAACATAACTTATATTGCATATTCTCCAAGTGATGCTCTGGAGTTAGCCAGCAAGACAAATCAATATAGCAAATCCATAGAGTACACCTATATCCCTGCATATAATTCTACTACATATGGGGCAAGCGACGAGCTGCTTGCAGCAGGGAAGAGTGGATTCCTCAAGACACAGGATGTAATCTTCTGCCAGATGCTTGGTAAATCTGTATATGAATCAATGGATGAAAGTTTCAAAGCGGCTTCAGAAAGTGGGGTTTCACTTCTGGCAATTCAATCCTCAGATACACCTTCTTATTTTGCTTATGCTTCTAACGGTTCTATTAACGATTCCATAGGCAATTATTACAATAACATGGGCACTGAAGGAAACGGGCTCAAGAATGCGGAAGACCTATTGATCTATCTTGCAACAGAATACGGAGGGCTCTCGGAGACCAGTGCGGATTCAAATAACACTAATGAAAGTTCAGGTAATGAGTCTCTGGAAAACACTACTCCAGCTGCTGATTCTAACAGCACAAATGTAAACCTGGGCAACGAACTTCTTTTTATTCTCGGTTCGGAGGTCAATGAGCCTGCGCTTAAAAATGCTGCATCAAATCCCGGCATTTCATCGGAATTGAATGTAACTATTTTCACAAAGAACGAAGCTGTTCCGGAAGGGTTTGATTTCTCTAAATATTCGATGATCTTTATTGAGTCGCAGGAAGAATCCGCAGTAGAAAGCTGGAAAACAGGCATCGCTTCTGCTGAAGCAAAGGGTTCCATGGTTATAGGTTACAACCTTTCGCCTAACATTACCTTCCCTAACGTTGACCTGTACTCTGAGAACTACACTGACATTGAAAGATACTGGGTACAGGGTGGCGAAACGAACATGGAGAGCATGCTCAAATTAATGGGGCAGAAGTTCTCAGGTGTTTGGGAAGGAGAAACGATTGCTGAGCCTATAATCTTACAACCAAAGACTAAGATCACATACATTATCAATTCAGACTCCGGCGTTTCTTACCTCAAGCAGGTACTTGCCGAAAGGAAAGTCATCACAGATCTCTTCGATGTTAATGTTATGATAGGGCTCGAAGCTGTAAACACCACACTGAATGTTTCTGATAATGATGTAGTCATGCTGTATATGGTCGGAGCAAATGAGTTTCCTCAAATCAAGGATGAGCTTCTTGTAGCAAAGGGGAACGGTGCACAGATAGGAATGTTCGGTATGCTTCCAGACCCATACGGCATTGCAACTCTAAACATGTCGGAATCCCCTTACAGTGCAATGACGGATTATCTGTATAATGACGGCTATGAGAATATGGAGAACTGGATTCGCTGCATAGGGGCAACTCTTGAAGGTGTTTATATTGAGTATTCTCCTGCAGAAGAACCGGAAGTCTCTGAGGATGGTATTTACCATCCGGATGCATTTCCCAGAATCTTTGAGAACAGTACGGAATATCTGGAATGGTATGCTGGCCATGGATATAACCAGCCTGCTCCTACAATAGGAATAATCGGAAACAAATTTGGCAGTAGTTCTCTTGAATTCAATACCGGAAATGCCATAATCAGGGAACTTGAGTCCAGGGGATGTAATGTAATTTATACTTCCTACAAAGTATGCACGGATGATGTGGATTATTTCACCAGTAATGGGACAGTACTTGTTGATTCTATCATTTCATTGAAAGGTTTCTATCTCAACTATGATGACCAGGAAAAAGGGGTAGAATATCTCGAAAGATATAATGTCCCTGTAATAAAAGGAATAGAAGATTACTACCAGACTCCTGATGAATATAATGAAAGCGTATCTGGGTTAAGTTCCAGCTCAATTGCCTATCAAGTTGCTCAGCCTGAAATCGACGGCCTTACAGATTACATATGGGTGGCTGGAAAAGTCCAGAACGACGTTACAGGACAGTATTATTATGAGCCTCTGGATTCTCAGGTTGAATGGATCTGCGGCAGAGCTATTGCCTGGGCAGAGCTTGGAAGAAAGGAAAATGCAGATAAAAAGGTCACTATTCTGTATTATAACCATGACGGAGGCAAAAATAACATTGGAGCCAGTTATCTTGACATCGGCTCAAGCTTGTCCCTGCTTCTGGAGGAGATAAAGACAGCAGGGTATTACACTGGGAACAACACTACTCCAAACGGTAGTGAATTCATAGACCTGTTCATTGAAAGCAGAAATGTTGGGGCATGGGCACCCGGAGAGCTTGAAAAAGTTGTTGAATCCGGACTTGTAACCCTCCTGCCTGCAAATGAATATCTTGAATGGTATAATGCTCTTCCTGAAAGCGTCCGCGCCGAGGTTGAAGGAACATGGGGAGTAGCTCCAGGCAACGTCATGGTCTATGAAAACGAGAGTGGGAAGCATTTTGTAATTCCAACTATACAATTTGGGAATATCAACTTCATACCCCAGCCAACAAGGGCAGGGCTTTCCGATGAATCCCTAATATTCCATAATTCCTCGATACCTCCAACACACCAGTATCTTGCAACGTATTTCTGGATCAACAATGTATGCGATGCTGATGCCATGATTCATTTCGGCACCCACGGAACACAGGAATGGCTACCAGGAAAAGAGGTTGGGCTGTGGAGATATGACTATCCATCTATCATGGTGAATGAAACCCCTGTTATCTACCCCTATATCATGGATAATGTAGGAGAAGGTACGCAGGCCAAGCGTAGAGGAAATGCAGTAATTATCGACCATCTGACACCTCCAATCGTTGAATCAGGCCTTTATGGGGATCTTGCTACAATGAGAGATAAGATCGAGAGCTATCAGAAGGCTACACGTAATAATGATACATCAATGATGGCGCTTTATCGCAACAGCACGATAGAACTGTATAACAATCTAAGTCTTGTGGATGACCTCAATGTCTCAACCGATGAATTAAATGCAATGACTGATGATGAATTCGAAAATTTTCAGGACACCGTACTGCTTGACTATCTGGATGGTCTGGAATCCACACTAATGCCTTACGGACTCCATATTTTCGGTGTAGCTCCTGAAGGAGAAAAACAGGTGGCTATGGTAAAGTCCATGCTTGGAGGCAATTTCACTGACCATATTTATAATTCAATATCCAGCGGCAATATAAGTGAGGACTACCTGGAAAATGAACCGGGTTCAACTGCTCTTTTACTTTTGAATGCTACTTTGCTCAATGGAACAAACGTGTCAACTGCGCAGTTTGACATTCTCGGTGATACAGATGACAATATAAAATCTGATCTTAACCTGGCACTTGAGTATGCTGAGAACCTGAACCAGACCTCCCGTGAAATAAACCAGACTCTGCGTGCACTTAATGCGGAGTACATTAAACCGGGCACAGGAAACGACCCTATCCGCAATCCAGGAGCATTACCCACAGGGAAGAACTTCTACAGTTTTGACCAGAGAACGATTCCTGATGACGAAACTGAAAAAATGGGCAATGTTCTCATAAATAACTGGCTTGATGAGTATTATGCAGAAAATGGTACATATCCAAATAAAGTAGCCTTTACGCTCTGGTCTGTTGAAACCATGCGTCATGAAGGGCTCATGGAAGCAGAGATCTATGCGCTCCTGGGCGTGAAATTGGAAAGATCCAGTGGCAGGATAACCGGATTTAGTGTGATCCCTCAGGAAAATATGACACATCCGAGAATTGACGTGTTACTTGTACCTTCAGGACTTTACCGTGATACTTTCCCATATCAGATTGAATTGATGGACACGGCAGTACGTATGGTTGCGGAGCTCAATGAAACAAATGAGACAAGCTATGTAAGGTGGAATTCCCTGAAAATTGAAGATTCAATGCTGGAAAGCGGATATAATGAGAGTACGGCACATAATATCTCGATGTCAAGGGTCTTTAGTGAAGCTCCGGGTACTTATGGGACTGGAGTTACCGAGGCCGTAGAGGCAAGTGACACTTGGGATAATGAATCTAAAGTTGCAGATCTATTCATTTCCAGGATGTCTAACATTTATGGTCTTAATGATTGGGGCACCAATTACGAAGACATATTTAAAAAGAATCTGGAAGGTGTGGATACATCCATGCATAGTGATACATCAAACCTCTATGGACTCATAGACAATGATGATTACTATTCCTACTTCGGAGGCCTTTCACTTGCTGTGAGGTCGCTGACAGGAGAAACCCCTGATATGTACATATCTGACCTGACAAGTGTAGATAACTCAGAAATAGTCACGCTGAATGAGGCTTTCAGGACAGAGCTGCGTTCAAGGTACCTCAATTCCAAATGGATTTCAGGCATGATGGAGTTCGACTACCAAGGTGCCAGAGAGATGATGAAATTCACGGAATATATGTGGGGCTGGGATGCGACTACCCCTGAGCTTGTTAAGGATTCAGACTGGAACCAGATATATGATGTATATGTAAATGACAGGTATGATCTTGGCCTGGACGAATACTTCAAGGAAACCCCATACCAGTATCAGTCCATGACCGGAAGGATGCTCGAAACCTCAAGAAAAGGCTACTGGGATGCTTCTGATGAGGTCATCCAGAATCTGGTTAAAGAATATGCTGAATCTGTAGTCGAAAGTGGGGTCACCTGTTGTCACCACACCTGTGGAAATGCCCTGCTTGACGAATATGTTCAGGGGGTAATGTCAGTTCCGGGGGTTGTCGACCAGGCAACTGCAGATGAATATAAGAGATTGATGCAGGATGCAACAACTGCTCCGCAGCAACCCAGCGATAGTAGTAGCAATAGCAGCAATAGCAACAGTAGCAGCAGTAGCAGCAGTCATGGCAGTCACAGTATTGGGAAAGCTACTGTAGTTTCAAAAGATAGTACAGTCAACAAACAGACAGCAAGTGCCAGGGAATCGACTCATAATCAGACAGTTAAGGATTCAGATGCAGGGTATGGTATGGATTCTCCTGAGCCTGCTCCTGAAGCCCGGCAGACTTCTCAGACATCTGATTCCAACTATGTTGAAGGTTATGAGATGCAGAAAAATCCTGTCGAAGAAAAAGAAAGTGGAGGTACTTCCTTCTCGGGAGCTGATATCATAGGAATTCTCTTCGTGGTAGCAGCAGTGGGAGGAATTTATATGGGATTCAGGAAAAAGAAGTTTTAA